The genomic window GGGCGCCTGCAGCTCTCCGATGACGCGGCGAAGCCGCTCGGCGTCGCCGGGCTTCCGGACCGGGAGGCTGAACTCGATCCGCGTCGCGAAGTCGCCGTAGCGCCGGAGGATCTTCTGCGCGACGTCGTCCCAGCTGCCGACGATGGCGATCTCCTCGATCATCTCGTCGGAGACGTGGCCGGGCATCTCCTCCCACCGCTGCTGGACCGAGAGCCCGTGGAGCTCCTCGACCAGTCCTTCCCACCCGTGGGTCTCGAACACCGCGCGGTACGTGCGGGTCGAAGCGTAGAAGGCGATGCGGGCGCGGACGTCTCTCAACCGGTCCGCGCGCTCGCGCTCGTCGTCCCCGACGGCGACGAGCGGGCTGATCGCCACCTCGAAGCCCTCGAGCGTCCGCCCGGCGCTCCGGGCGCCCGCCTCGACGTGCGGCAGCATGACCTCCGTTATGAACTTCCGCGTCGTGATCGGGTGCGGCCGGATCCCTTCGCAGGTTTCCCCTGCGAGCCGGCAGATGTGCTTGTTGATCGCGGCCGCGTGGATCGGGACGTGCGGATGCTCGATCGGTCCCGGGTTGAAGAGCGGGACCATGACGGAGAGGTTGTAGTACGTGCCGCGCACGTCGAGCGGGGTCCCGCGCTGCCAGCAGTCCCAAATCGCCCGGAGCGCGCGGATGTACTCGCGCAGGCGCGGGACCGGCGGCGCCCACCCGATGCCGTAGCGCCGCTCGATGTGCCCCTTGACCTGGGTGCCGAGACCCAGGATGAACCGCCCGCGGCACAGCGTCTGGAGGTCCCAGGCCATCATCGCGGTGATCGTCGGGCTTCGCGGAAACGCGATCGCCACCGCCGTGGTCAGGTCGATCCGCTCCGTCGTGGTCGCCGCCAGCGCGAGCGGGATGAACGGATCTGTCTTGATCTCGCCCGTCACGAACCCGTCAAACCCGAGCGCCTCGATCTCGCGGGCGCCGTCGCGCACCGACGCCAGATCCAGCTTGGGCGCGCCGCGCAGCCCCGGATCCAGCTTGCCGAGCGGTAGCTGCGTCTCGACCTTCATCCTGTGCCTCCTTCAAAGGGCGGTCAGCGCGAGCTCCAGGCGCCCCTCGGTTTGGCGCGCCACGAGGCTCTTGCCCCAGGCGGCGGCGTCCGTCG from Candidatus Rokuibacteriota bacterium includes these protein-coding regions:
- a CDS encoding TIGR03617 family F420-dependent LLM class oxidoreductase; amino-acid sequence: MKVETQLPLGKLDPGLRGAPKLDLASVRDGAREIEALGFDGFVTGEIKTDPFIPLALAATTTERIDLTTAVAIAFPRSPTITAMMAWDLQTLCRGRFILGLGTQVKGHIERRYGIGWAPPVPRLREYIRALRAIWDCWQRGTPLDVRGTYYNLSVMVPLFNPGPIEHPHVPIHAAAINKHICRLAGETCEGIRPHPITTRKFITEVMLPHVEAGARSAGRTLEGFEVAISPLVAVGDDERERADRLRDVRARIAFYASTRTYRAVFETHGWEGLVEELHGLSVQQRWEEMPGHVSDEMIEEIAIVGSWDDVAQKILRRYGDFATRIEFSLPVRKPGDAERLRRVIGELQAPTRR